In a single window of the Paenibacillus sp. MMS20-IR301 genome:
- a CDS encoding extracellular solute-binding protein, whose translation MKRKFAFIIATVCTLIIAGCGNSGNTNSASNGNATSAPNNAAETAAPEATTAPAKDVTIKMFQFKVEIAEQLNALAEEYEKETGVKVEVETHGGGEDYGALLKAEIASGSEPEIFNNGGYTALVPYMDRATDLTNEPWAANLIPTSKTPATVDGKLYGMPMNVEGYGLIYNKDLFTKAGITEEPQTLSQLKDAAAKLKAAGITPFEATNEWWSMGIHLVNVGLAHQPDPKQFIEDVKAGTQTIKGNAVFEQWLDLVDVIFDNAQDNKMTTDYATQVAEFASGKAAMMLQGNWTQGDIDKIDPALNLGLLPLPISDEAGTILVGVPNNYIVNSKSAHPEEAKAFLNWLVSSETGMKYLTKEFKFIPAETNVTADAADIGQVAVAVQEKSATALGWNWDMFPDGVTQGFGAAMQEYLGGQLDRDKLLEKLDKAVQDIVKQ comes from the coding sequence ATGAAAAGAAAGTTCGCGTTCATTATCGCAACCGTTTGCACACTTATTATCGCAGGTTGCGGCAATAGCGGCAACACGAATTCCGCAAGCAATGGCAATGCTACCAGTGCTCCTAACAACGCAGCAGAGACAGCAGCACCAGAAGCAACTACAGCCCCTGCCAAGGATGTTACGATTAAAATGTTCCAGTTCAAGGTTGAGATTGCCGAGCAGCTGAATGCGCTGGCCGAAGAATATGAGAAAGAAACCGGCGTGAAGGTTGAAGTGGAAACCCACGGCGGCGGTGAGGATTACGGTGCGTTGCTGAAGGCGGAGATTGCTTCCGGCTCGGAGCCGGAAATTTTCAATAACGGCGGCTATACAGCTCTCGTTCCTTATATGGACCGTGCAACCGATCTGACGAATGAGCCTTGGGCGGCTAATCTGATTCCGACCTCCAAGACGCCGGCCACCGTGGACGGCAAGCTCTACGGCATGCCGATGAACGTGGAGGGCTACGGGCTGATCTACAACAAGGATCTGTTCACTAAAGCTGGCATTACGGAAGAGCCTCAGACGCTCTCGCAGCTGAAGGATGCGGCAGCCAAGCTGAAAGCGGCAGGCATCACACCGTTCGAAGCGACCAATGAGTGGTGGTCGATGGGGATTCACCTCGTGAACGTAGGTTTGGCCCATCAGCCTGATCCGAAGCAGTTCATCGAGGATGTCAAAGCCGGTACGCAGACGATCAAAGGCAATGCGGTATTCGAGCAATGGCTCGACCTCGTTGATGTAATCTTCGACAACGCCCAGGATAACAAGATGACAACAGACTATGCGACTCAGGTTGCTGAATTTGCCTCCGGCAAAGCGGCAATGATGCTGCAGGGTAACTGGACACAAGGCGATATCGACAAAATCGACCCTGCACTGAATCTCGGCCTCCTTCCGCTTCCGATCAGCGACGAAGCCGGCACAATCCTTGTAGGCGTGCCTAACAACTACATTGTAAACAGCAAATCCGCACATCCGGAAGAAGCCAAAGCGTTCCTGAACTGGCTTGTAAGCTCGGAAACCGGCATGAAGTATCTGACCAAGGAGTTCAAGTTCATCCCGGCAGAGACCAATGTTACTGCTGACGCGGCAGATATCGGCCAGGTTGCCGTAGCTGTGCAGGAGAAATCCGCTACTGCCCTCGGCTGGAACTGGGATATGTTCCCTGACGGTGTAACCCAGGGCTTCGGCGCTGCGATGCAGGAATATCTCGGCGGCCAGCTGGACCGTGATAAGCTGCTGGAGAAGCTGGATAAGGCTGTGCAGGATATT
- a CDS encoding response regulator, producing MKVLIVDDEKHVREAIRYFVPWDKYNISAIYEATNGQEATLIMQEHQPNIVFTDMRMPLMDGAELLEWLHAHYPNTKTIVISGYQDFNYVKPAIVYGGTDYLLKPLNSKQLIASAEHAFKLWLEEEAGRRQSQQQSMQLNVLRPLYWDKVLSDLVYGRSSFQEHQLALCEELGMPIAAAECRVGVISLQGTDCRLLQRFHGDVALTAFVLANVCNEVMAPEQSGYAFRSLQGEGELVVLLWNAAAQAEAVLAAMNEAIRQAYGVQVDIGLSRPNPLPEGLQQAYTQAREGLEERNLLQREGRIHSWRALPGGSRPAEDHALDVRLEKLRIAVLSGDDERMQRVVEEWAGQLAGLPLLTESSFLHQQEEILAVLRRWRPEEEIHLGLCYDAEGLFSVEHWQSQLKSLLQRLSSGTGQAQGSRLVLEIREYLNQNYAQDMTLQHIAERFFISRENVSRKFKQITGENLSDYLTNLRVEKAKMLLQNTNLRLSQISELVGYEDEKYFSRVFKKSTGVTPREYRKHEEK from the coding sequence ATGAAAGTGCTGATTGTGGATGATGAGAAGCATGTGCGGGAAGCAATCCGTTATTTTGTACCGTGGGATAAATATAATATTTCCGCAATTTACGAGGCGACTAACGGGCAGGAAGCGACCCTGATTATGCAGGAGCATCAGCCGAATATCGTCTTCACGGATATGCGGATGCCGCTGATGGACGGGGCCGAGCTGCTGGAATGGCTGCATGCCCATTACCCGAATACGAAGACGATTGTAATCAGCGGCTATCAGGACTTCAATTATGTGAAGCCGGCGATTGTGTACGGCGGGACGGACTATCTGCTGAAGCCGCTGAACAGCAAGCAGCTGATTGCCTCAGCCGAGCATGCCTTCAAGCTGTGGCTCGAGGAGGAAGCCGGGCGGCGGCAGTCGCAGCAGCAGAGTATGCAGCTGAATGTGCTGCGGCCGCTGTACTGGGACAAGGTGCTGTCCGATCTGGTCTATGGACGCAGCTCCTTTCAGGAGCATCAGCTGGCGCTGTGCGAGGAGCTGGGGATGCCGATTGCAGCGGCAGAATGCAGAGTGGGGGTAATCTCACTGCAGGGCACAGACTGCCGTCTGCTGCAGAGATTTCATGGTGATGTGGCCCTGACGGCGTTCGTACTGGCCAACGTCTGCAATGAGGTTATGGCTCCCGAGCAGAGCGGCTATGCCTTCCGGAGCCTGCAGGGTGAAGGGGAGCTGGTCGTGCTGCTCTGGAATGCCGCCGCGCAGGCAGAAGCGGTGCTGGCTGCAATGAATGAAGCGATCCGCCAGGCGTATGGGGTTCAGGTGGATATCGGGCTAAGCCGGCCGAATCCGCTGCCGGAGGGGCTGCAGCAGGCGTATACCCAGGCACGGGAGGGGCTGGAGGAACGGAATCTGCTCCAGCGGGAGGGGCGCATCCACAGCTGGAGAGCCCTGCCGGGCGGGAGTAGACCTGCAGAAGACCACGCACTGGATGTGAGGCTGGAGAAGCTGCGGATCGCGGTGTTATCCGGCGATGACGAGCGGATGCAGCGGGTCGTGGAGGAGTGGGCCGGGCAGCTTGCCGGGCTTCCGCTGCTGACAGAGAGCAGCTTCCTGCACCAGCAGGAAGAGATTCTGGCTGTGCTGAGGCGCTGGCGCCCCGAAGAAGAGATTCATCTCGGGCTGTGCTACGATGCTGAGGGGCTGTTCTCGGTTGAGCACTGGCAGAGCCAGCTGAAGTCCTTGCTCCAGCGGCTCTCCAGCGGCACGGGACAGGCACAGGGCAGCCGGCTTGTGCTGGAGATCAGGGAATACCTGAACCAGAACTATGCGCAGGATATGACACTCCAGCATATTGCGGAACGCTTTTTCATCAGCAGGGAGAATGTGTCCCGTAAGTTCAAGCAGATTACCGGGGAGAATCTGTCCGATTATTTGACTAATCTCAGAGTGGAGAAGGCGAAGATGCTGCTGCAGAATACGAATTTGCGGCTGTCGCAGATTTCGGAGCTGGTAGGCTATGAGGATGAGAAATACTTTAGCCGGGTTTTCAAAAAATCCACCGGAGTAACCCCCCGTGAGTACCGCAAGCATGAGGAAAAATAG
- a CDS encoding TIR domain-containing protein, with the protein MTRPKLFIGSSRESIRYARAIHEQLRRTAEVHPWYAAAFRANEYTMEALERNLDISDFAVFVFSPDDVARIRGKYYYVTRDNTQFEMGLFWARLRRGRVFCLLPDQVPPRSDLIPGENVEEYHLLSDLSGLTPLEYEWQHENVTAAVDVSCGKILDIIAEQGSYQDPAAELRLLKAELRRKESILHFFWQYNNNVAPAPPEEKYQALSEAVRNSFLPADNCRVTGAAMWRAEEDAGLRQVGGNVGRGHYYPFSSSEGGGGKPGVLDAFLTGEWAFLQRTEVAEVYILCYPLGKKHVLSVHFSGNEKLSAEELTSVVAFNRDLFRTVNHLVGGD; encoded by the coding sequence GTGACCAGACCTAAATTATTCATTGGTTCCTCCAGAGAATCCATCCGCTATGCCAGAGCGATTCATGAACAGCTGAGACGGACAGCTGAGGTTCATCCCTGGTACGCCGCTGCCTTCCGGGCGAATGAATACACTATGGAAGCATTGGAGCGTAACCTGGATATCAGTGATTTTGCCGTATTTGTGTTCTCGCCGGATGATGTGGCCCGTATCCGGGGTAAATATTATTATGTTACGCGGGACAATACCCAGTTCGAGATGGGCTTGTTCTGGGCCAGGCTGAGGCGGGGAAGGGTCTTCTGCCTGCTGCCGGATCAGGTGCCGCCGCGCAGTGACCTGATTCCGGGGGAGAATGTGGAGGAATACCATCTGCTGTCCGATCTGTCCGGGCTGACACCGCTGGAATACGAATGGCAGCATGAGAATGTAACTGCGGCCGTTGATGTCAGCTGCGGCAAGATACTGGATATAATCGCCGAGCAGGGCAGCTATCAGGACCCGGCGGCAGAGCTTAGGCTGCTAAAGGCAGAGCTTAGGCGAAAAGAAAGTATCCTTCACTTCTTTTGGCAATATAATAATAATGTGGCACCTGCCCCGCCGGAGGAGAAATATCAGGCGCTCAGTGAAGCAGTCCGCAACTCCTTCCTGCCTGCGGACAATTGCCGGGTCACCGGAGCCGCCATGTGGCGGGCGGAAGAGGATGCAGGGCTCAGGCAGGTAGGCGGGAATGTCGGCCGCGGGCATTATTATCCGTTCTCCTCCTCTGAAGGCGGAGGCGGAAAACCCGGAGTGCTGGATGCTTTTTTAACAGGGGAATGGGCCTTTTTACAGCGTACGGAAGTTGCTGAGGTATATATCCTGTGCTATCCTTTAGGTAAGAAGCATGTGCTGTCTGTGCATTTCTCCGGTAACGAGAAGTTGTCAGCAGAGGAGCTTACATCCGTTGTTGCGTTTAACCGGGATTTGTTCCGCACCGTCAATCATTTAGTGGGAGGGGACTAA
- a CDS encoding sugar ABC transporter permease: MRKALRLQRGWGQQIVFLGPCLLFFLTIVVTPFFLGFYYSSTDWNGLDLDKAVWTGAANWKRIFTNDDKFWESLLFTLRFTLISVAAANILALLLAFILMTTLKTKKLLRTVFFMPNVIGGILLGYIWQFIFTKGFSTIGELTGIAFFKLPWLGTPNTGFWGLVIVFVWQTAGYMMVIYIAALAGIPKDLVEAAKIDGARAPQLFKSVYVPLIMPAITICLFLTTSNAFKMFDLNLSLTKGGPGTSTQSLAYNIYAEALINNRYGLGTAKALLFFAAVSLITVTQVWLTKRKEVSA; encoded by the coding sequence ATGAGAAAAGCTCTGCGCCTGCAACGCGGCTGGGGACAGCAAATCGTATTTCTCGGCCCCTGCCTGCTCTTTTTCCTGACCATTGTAGTTACCCCGTTCTTCCTTGGCTTCTACTATTCTTCCACCGACTGGAACGGGCTGGATCTGGACAAAGCGGTCTGGACCGGCGCGGCCAACTGGAAACGGATTTTTACGAATGACGATAAGTTCTGGGAATCCCTGCTCTTCACGCTCCGCTTCACCTTGATTTCCGTAGCGGCCGCCAACATTCTGGCCCTGCTGCTGGCGTTCATCCTGATGACCACGCTGAAGACGAAGAAGCTGCTGCGTACAGTATTTTTCATGCCCAATGTCATCGGAGGCATTCTGCTCGGCTACATCTGGCAGTTCATCTTCACCAAAGGCTTCTCCACCATCGGCGAGCTCACTGGTATTGCATTCTTCAAGCTTCCCTGGCTCGGAACTCCAAACACCGGCTTCTGGGGCCTCGTCATCGTGTTCGTCTGGCAGACAGCCGGTTATATGATGGTTATTTATATCGCTGCGCTGGCCGGTATCCCGAAGGATCTGGTGGAAGCGGCCAAGATTGACGGCGCCCGCGCCCCGCAGCTGTTCAAGAGTGTCTATGTGCCGCTGATTATGCCGGCGATTACGATCTGCCTGTTCCTGACGACTTCAAATGCCTTCAAGATGTTCGACCTCAACCTGTCGCTGACCAAAGGCGGACCGGGCACCTCGACCCAGTCACTGGCCTATAACATTTACGCGGAAGCACTGATCAACAACCGCTACGGCCTCGGTACCGCCAAGGCGCTGCTCTTCTTCGCTGCCGTATCCCTGATTACCGTTACCCAAGTCTGGCTCACCAAAAGAAAAGAGGTGTCCGCCTAA
- a CDS encoding carbohydrate ABC transporter permease yields MNSSRYRPRNFVLEIAAILLAIVFLSPFYLVLSNSVKGLKDILIDAASWPQVFHWDNYSKVWDAIDFPQAFFNSLQITILSVIFIVLFSSMAAYQIVRKPTRFNSFVFLLLVSAMIIPFQSLMLQLVRVTSILELRGELYGIVACYLGFGMPLSVFLFHGFIKTVPFELEEAARVDGSNPYGVFFKIVFPLLMPIIVTVIILNTLWIWNDYLLPVLVIGGNKDLTTLPVAVTKFFGQYTKKWDLALAGLVMAITPILIFFLSLQRYIVEGVTTGSIKG; encoded by the coding sequence ATGAACAGCAGCAGATACCGTCCGCGAAACTTCGTGCTCGAAATTGCCGCCATCCTGCTGGCTATTGTGTTCCTGTCCCCTTTTTACCTGGTGCTGAGCAATTCGGTTAAGGGGCTTAAGGATATTCTGATTGATGCCGCTTCCTGGCCTCAGGTGTTTCACTGGGATAATTACTCCAAGGTCTGGGATGCGATTGACTTCCCGCAAGCCTTCTTCAACTCACTGCAGATCACGATTCTGAGTGTAATCTTCATTGTCCTGTTCAGCTCGATGGCTGCCTATCAGATTGTACGGAAACCGACGCGCTTCAATTCCTTCGTCTTCCTGCTGCTGGTCTCGGCCATGATTATCCCTTTCCAGTCGCTGATGTTACAATTAGTCCGGGTGACCAGTATCCTGGAGCTGCGCGGGGAGTTGTACGGAATCGTGGCCTGCTATCTCGGCTTCGGCATGCCGCTGTCGGTCTTTCTGTTCCACGGGTTCATCAAGACTGTCCCCTTTGAGCTGGAGGAAGCGGCCCGGGTGGACGGTTCTAATCCGTATGGTGTATTCTTCAAAATTGTATTCCCGCTCCTGATGCCGATTATTGTCACCGTAATTATCCTGAACACGCTGTGGATCTGGAATGACTATTTGCTGCCGGTGCTAGTAATCGGGGGAAATAAAGATCTGACGACCCTCCCGGTCGCCGTAACGAAGTTCTTCGGACAGTACACCAAGAAGTGGGATTTGGCCCTCGCCGGCCTGGTCATGGCCATCACACCGATTCTGATCTTCTTCCTGTCCCTGCAGCGCTATATTGTCGAAGGGGTAACCACCGGCTCCATTAAAGGATGA
- a CDS encoding N-acetylmuramoyl-L-alanine amidase, whose protein sequence is MNKIIYTAVLAAALLASSMVPAPAAHAADTYTAKVYASSLNVRSEPAAGAGITGILTSGAVVTVTSEQHGWLKVKAGSVSGWVAGYYLKPTSGVSSASAAAASSGSSSTGNIKAASASGSSATVTASSLRIRGGPGTGYETIGSLQAGNAVTVLQRQGEWSRIRAASGVTGWVSSQYLAGGSVKTAGSTAAAGNSNSSSGIKQKSGTIRGKLIIVDPGHGGNDPGMLGTTYGTMEKDLTLQTSLYLRDYLTAKGARVELTRTREDQKPSLSQRVQTGQRLGADAFVSIHYNSSPKKVSGTLTFFYSEQDDLRLARAIETRLLGADTGLKSNGLSYGNYHILRENSIPAALVELGFLSNPVDESIVRKAAYQRKAAQAIAAGLADYFGN, encoded by the coding sequence ATGAACAAAATAATATATACTGCCGTACTGGCAGCTGCCTTGCTGGCCTCCTCCATGGTGCCGGCTCCGGCCGCCCATGCTGCAGATACATACACCGCTAAAGTCTATGCGAGCTCTCTGAATGTGCGCAGTGAACCAGCCGCAGGCGCCGGTATTACAGGCATACTGACGAGCGGGGCAGTAGTTACGGTTACCAGCGAGCAGCATGGCTGGCTTAAAGTAAAGGCAGGCTCAGTGTCAGGCTGGGTAGCCGGATATTATCTCAAGCCAACCAGCGGCGTATCCTCCGCCTCCGCCGCTGCAGCCTCATCAGGCTCCAGCTCCACCGGCAATATCAAGGCCGCGTCAGCCTCCGGCAGCTCTGCTACCGTCACCGCTTCTTCCCTGCGTATCCGGGGAGGGCCGGGAACAGGCTATGAGACCATCGGGTCCTTGCAGGCCGGTAATGCGGTAACCGTACTGCAGCGCCAGGGGGAGTGGTCGAGAATCCGGGCAGCCAGCGGGGTAACCGGCTGGGTATCCAGCCAGTATCTTGCCGGCGGCAGCGTTAAGACTGCCGGCAGCACTGCTGCAGCCGGCAACAGCAACAGCAGCAGTGGAATTAAGCAGAAGTCCGGCACGATCCGCGGCAAGCTGATTATCGTTGATCCCGGCCATGGCGGCAATGATCCGGGCATGCTCGGCACAACCTACGGCACGATGGAGAAGGATCTCACTTTGCAGACCTCCCTGTACTTGCGGGATTACCTTACTGCCAAGGGGGCAAGGGTCGAGCTGACCCGCACGCGGGAAGACCAGAAGCCTTCGCTCTCCCAGAGGGTACAGACCGGGCAGCGTCTCGGAGCGGACGCCTTCGTCAGCATCCATTACAACTCATCCCCGAAGAAGGTGTCCGGCACACTGACCTTCTTCTACTCGGAGCAGGATGATTTGCGGCTGGCCCGCGCTATTGAAACCCGGCTGCTCGGGGCAGATACCGGGCTGAAGAGCAACGGACTGTCCTACGGAAACTATCATATTCTGCGTGAGAACAGCATCCCGGCTGCGCTGGTGGAGCTCGGGTTCCTCAGCAATCCGGTTGACGAGTCCATTGTGCGGAAGGCAGCCTATCAGCGGAAGGCCGCGCAGGCCATTGCCGCAGGGCTGGCTGATTATTTCGGGAACTGA
- a CDS encoding HD-GYP domain-containing protein has product MDKYLGRTIKNDLINAYGVTVIPAMSILNTGHLELIQKQRIDIFDIIFVEQEQEQAPPYQQAVDSIVDTSRDLFESYRITGEIPLTDIKKEVVPAIQEISRNPDIFALFNAVRGKDDYTYQHNIGVGVLSTLMGRWLEMGEEELSLLSLAATLHDIGKLKIPDEILNKPGKLTEDEFSLVKKHTLFGYEMLKERMGGDSPVALAALQHHERNDGGGYPHGLKEEQIGFFSKIIAVADIFHAMSSKRPYHEPIPFHIIVDQMRRGSFGALDPHIVAVFLENIVKRTVGRGVVLTDGRVGEIVYLNPHNIETPLIRIGDEYIDLSKRTELNIREISI; this is encoded by the coding sequence ATGGACAAGTATTTAGGGCGAACGATTAAGAATGATCTGATCAATGCATACGGCGTTACGGTTATCCCTGCAATGAGTATCCTGAATACCGGGCACCTGGAGCTGATCCAGAAGCAGAGGATTGATATTTTTGACATTATTTTTGTAGAGCAGGAACAGGAACAGGCGCCTCCTTACCAGCAAGCCGTAGACAGTATAGTTGACACCTCCAGGGACTTGTTTGAATCGTACAGGATAACTGGGGAGATTCCGCTGACGGATATTAAGAAGGAGGTTGTTCCGGCCATTCAGGAAATTTCCCGTAATCCTGATATTTTTGCCTTGTTCAATGCGGTAAGAGGAAAAGATGATTATACATACCAGCACAATATTGGAGTCGGTGTTCTGTCTACCCTGATGGGCAGATGGCTGGAGATGGGCGAGGAAGAGCTGTCCTTACTCTCACTCGCGGCAACTCTGCATGATATCGGCAAGCTGAAGATCCCGGACGAGATTCTGAATAAGCCCGGCAAGCTGACTGAGGATGAATTCAGTCTGGTCAAGAAGCATACGCTGTTCGGTTATGAGATGCTGAAGGAAAGAATGGGCGGAGACTCGCCTGTAGCTCTGGCAGCTCTGCAGCATCATGAGCGCAATGACGGCGGAGGTTACCCGCATGGTCTTAAGGAAGAACAGATCGGATTCTTCAGTAAGATTATCGCGGTTGCTGATATTTTTCATGCGATGTCCAGCAAACGCCCTTATCATGAGCCTATACCCTTCCATATCATTGTGGATCAGATGAGAAGAGGCAGCTTTGGCGCGCTGGATCCGCATATTGTTGCTGTATTCCTTGAGAATATAGTGAAGCGTACCGTAGGCCGGGGGGTCGTCTTAACCGATGGCCGGGTTGGCGAGATCGTCTATTTGAATCCGCATAATATCGAAACTCCGCTGATCCGCATTGGCGACGAATATATTGACCTCAGCAAAAGAACAGAGCTAAACATCCGGGAAATCAGCATCTAG
- a CDS encoding sensor histidine kinase has product MFKNSIRTRLMALVLLASVIPSGISVTFSYLYTKKSVTEQSVKQNTKLLTLGEANLSSYFSGMNQRAMSLYSGINVPSSFYTTLLTAKSEDRVPEGVIVPDTRAVISTQLYNLFLSDRNTFQIHLYVRAARQSNLVRGGLFRREVNGEYAASIPPGGTYKPYLEVTHMDHQYRMKSGFPNLKPGSVPVFTAHFPIYRTPSDSVLADLSIDYTLEELEGIVKSMYNSDTEQLYVLNEQGQALFASDPDWVGKTVDTGWSRLPAGSDSGHFTWKKYGFQGIVMYRHIQNTLFSGSIIKLVPYEDLYSDARVTTRFNMGIGLLFLLIGGISAVLISFGFTRPIKKLINFTQKVQIGQLDAHMDAEREDEFGLLTRKITGMTRTINDLIVKEYRLELANKTNQLNALQAQVNPHFLYNALQSIASLSLRYNAPKVYDLIYSLGSMMRYSMNTERTQVPLRDELEHVENYVILQRERFGEENLQLEVHAAEGTPEIIVPKMILQPIVENIFKHGFADGIHGGIIRVECTLEQMEGQSRLILAVKDNGKGITPARLEEITAGLKSSGRSEHEEIGLYNVLTRLRLQLSREAELTLENEQGQGLTVRLVIPLEGPDSEARLQE; this is encoded by the coding sequence ATGTTCAAAAACAGCATCCGTACGCGGCTGATGGCTCTTGTGCTGCTGGCATCAGTGATTCCGTCGGGCATATCGGTTACGTTCTCCTATCTGTATACGAAGAAGTCGGTTACCGAGCAGTCCGTGAAGCAGAATACGAAGCTGCTGACGCTGGGGGAAGCGAATCTCAGCAGTTATTTCAGCGGTATGAACCAGCGGGCCATGTCGCTGTACAGCGGGATTAATGTGCCAAGCTCCTTCTACACCACCCTGTTGACCGCCAAAAGCGAGGATCGGGTGCCCGAAGGGGTGATTGTGCCGGATACCCGTGCAGTGATCTCCACCCAGCTGTACAATCTTTTTCTCTCCGACCGGAATACCTTCCAGATCCACTTATATGTCAGGGCGGCCCGGCAGTCTAACCTTGTACGCGGCGGTCTGTTCCGCCGTGAGGTTAATGGGGAGTATGCAGCATCCATTCCGCCGGGCGGCACGTACAAGCCCTATCTCGAAGTGACGCATATGGATCATCAATACCGTATGAAGTCGGGATTCCCCAATCTGAAGCCGGGAAGTGTGCCTGTCTTTACCGCCCATTTCCCGATCTACCGGACACCCAGTGACAGTGTGCTGGCCGACTTGTCGATTGATTACACCCTGGAGGAGCTGGAGGGCATCGTCAAGTCGATGTACAATTCGGATACCGAGCAGCTGTATGTACTGAATGAACAGGGACAGGCGCTGTTTGCTTCTGATCCGGACTGGGTCGGCAAGACGGTCGATACGGGCTGGAGCCGCCTTCCCGCCGGCAGTGACAGCGGCCACTTCACCTGGAAAAAGTACGGCTTTCAGGGGATCGTTATGTACCGCCATATCCAGAACACACTGTTCAGCGGCAGTATCATCAAGCTGGTGCCTTATGAGGATCTTTACAGTGATGCGCGCGTCACCACCCGGTTCAATATGGGAATCGGCCTGCTGTTCCTCCTGATCGGCGGCATCAGTGCGGTGCTGATCTCCTTCGGCTTCACCCGGCCGATCAAGAAGCTGATTAACTTCACCCAGAAGGTGCAGATCGGCCAGCTGGATGCGCATATGGATGCTGAGCGTGAGGATGAATTCGGTCTCCTGACCCGCAAAATAACCGGCATGACCCGGACGATCAACGATCTGATCGTCAAGGAATACCGGCTGGAGCTGGCGAACAAAACCAATCAGCTGAATGCGCTGCAGGCCCAGGTCAATCCGCATTTCCTCTACAATGCGCTGCAGTCCATCGCCAGCCTGTCCTTGCGCTATAATGCGCCGAAGGTGTATGATCTCATCTATTCCCTGGGCAGTATGATGCGCTACTCCATGAATACGGAGCGGACGCAGGTGCCGCTGCGTGATGAACTTGAGCATGTGGAGAATTATGTGATTCTGCAGCGGGAACGGTTCGGTGAGGAGAATCTGCAGCTGGAGGTCCATGCGGCGGAGGGAACGCCCGAGATTATTGTGCCGAAGATGATTCTGCAGCCCATTGTGGAGAATATCTTCAAGCACGGCTTTGCCGACGGAATCCATGGAGGCATCATCCGCGTGGAGTGCACGCTTGAGCAGATGGAGGGGCAATCCCGGCTGATTCTGGCCGTCAAGGACAACGGCAAAGGCATTACTCCGGCGCGGCTGGAAGAGATTACAGCCGGACTTAAGAGCAGCGGACGCTCAGAGCATGAGGAGATCGGGCTGTATAATGTGCTTACAAGGCTGCGGCTGCAGCTAAGCAGGGAAGCGGAGCTGACCCTGGAGAATGAGCAGGGCCAAGGGCTTACCGTCCGGCTGGTGATTCCGCTGGAGGGACCGGATAGCGAGGCCCGGCTGCAGGAGTAG